A region from the Ignavibacteria bacterium genome encodes:
- the rimO gene encoding 30S ribosomal protein S12 methylthiotransferase RimO has translation MKTKHNGKSNSIFVHSLGCAKNLVDSEQLLRQIGSNEMQIAKGYNDASVVVINTCGFIGPAKVESVNTILEAVEKKSKGALEKVFVMGCLSERYKSDLQKEIPGVDGFFGTISEIGKIVHALGGDLKYELLGERVLLTPTFSAFLKISEGCDNPCSFCAIPIMRGKHISKPMDELLHEAEHLVSQGVKELNIIAQDTTYYGLDMSNSRELKSLLQNLSRVNGIEWIRLLYAYPTKFPRDILEEIATNKKICKYLDMPIQHAADEVLKSMRRGITNRTLRELISHIRSVVPNITMRTTFIVGYPNETENDFRTLLNFVEEMEFDRVGVFKYSQEDDTTAFPFGDVISEKEKDERYSRLMELQQKISLKKNSEKIGKNVKVLIERGAGSTYVGRSECDAPEVDGEVYVSSERELQIGNFYNVTITKAEHYDVFGKVSQEILKNKI, from the coding sequence ATCAAAACAAAACATAACGGAAAAAGCAATTCCATTTTCGTTCACTCGCTTGGTTGTGCGAAGAATTTAGTTGATAGCGAACAATTGCTTCGGCAAATCGGCTCGAATGAAATGCAAATCGCAAAAGGTTACAACGATGCTTCTGTTGTTGTTATTAACACTTGTGGATTTATTGGTCCCGCGAAAGTAGAATCGGTGAACACGATTCTCGAAGCAGTAGAAAAAAAATCGAAGGGCGCGTTGGAAAAAGTTTTCGTGATGGGGTGTTTATCCGAGCGATATAAAAGTGATTTGCAAAAAGAAATTCCAGGAGTAGATGGATTTTTCGGAACGATTTCAGAAATCGGAAAAATTGTTCACGCGCTTGGCGGAGATTTGAAATATGAATTACTCGGTGAGAGAGTTTTGCTTACACCGACGTTTTCTGCATTCTTAAAAATTTCTGAAGGTTGTGATAACCCTTGTTCGTTTTGCGCTATTCCGATTATGCGCGGAAAACATATCTCCAAACCGATGGATGAATTGCTGCATGAAGCGGAACATCTCGTTTCGCAAGGAGTGAAAGAATTGAATATTATTGCGCAAGATACAACCTACTACGGTTTGGATATGTCAAATTCGCGTGAATTGAAATCACTACTTCAAAATCTTTCGCGAGTGAACGGAATTGAGTGGATTCGATTATTGTATGCGTACCCGACAAAATTTCCGCGCGATATTTTGGAAGAAATTGCGACGAATAAAAAAATATGCAAGTATCTCGATATGCCGATTCAACACGCGGCAGATGAAGTTTTGAAATCAATGCGGCGCGGAATTACTAATCGTACCTTGCGGGAATTGATTTCGCATATTCGTTCGGTTGTTCCAAACATTACTATGCGAACGACATTCATTGTTGGCTATCCGAATGAAACTGAAAATGATTTTCGCACTTTACTCAATTTTGTAGAAGAAATGGAATTTGATAGAGTTGGCGTTTTCAAATATTCGCAAGAAGATGATACGACAGCATTTCCGTTTGGCGATGTGATTTCAGAAAAAGAAAAAGACGAACGTTATTCTCGATTGATGGAACTGCAGCAAAAAATTTCGTTGAAAAAAAATTCTGAAAAGATTGGAAAGAATGTGAAAGTATTGATTGAACGCGGCGCAGGAAGTACGTATGTTGGAAGAAGTGAATGTGATGCGCCAGAAGTTGATGGAGAAGTGTATGTTTCTTCCGAACGAGAATTACAAATTGGAAATTTTTATAATGTTACAATTACGAAAGCGGAACATTATGATGTGTTTGGAAAGGTGTCGCAGGAGATTTTGAAAAATAAAATTTAG
- a CDS encoding CPBP family intramembrane metalloprotease yields MIETTETISLEPIVEIPTSIISPKFRMSYTAFAFIVLVVVFFTYQIIGGLSAMLVFGNDFSENTNIVRIATMLSQFLFLLLPTLLFTQYQTTDLKKFLRFRKPKLSQIVLAIVGVFSLGQSLQVVVTLQEKIPLPSELQSLIDTFKNMMDEMYKSLVTANSIPELFFVILVVAIVPALCEEILFRGLVQQNFERGLGVKRGFIVTGILFGVYHLNPFLIIPLCILGIYFSFLVAHTGSIWVAIIAHFFNNALACYAVYLNLGDDFLVSGKPEELSMLELLTTSIISAMIFAVSTYYFLRTIEPKEQIA; encoded by the coding sequence ATGATTGAAACAACTGAAACAATTTCTCTCGAACCAATTGTAGAAATTCCGACTTCAATAATTTCACCGAAGTTCAGAATGTCATACACGGCATTTGCATTTATTGTGCTTGTTGTTGTGTTTTTCACATATCAAATCATTGGAGGATTATCTGCGATGCTGGTTTTCGGCAATGATTTTTCTGAAAACACTAATATCGTACGCATTGCTACAATGCTTTCACAATTTTTATTTTTGCTTTTACCGACACTTTTATTTACGCAATATCAAACGACCGATTTGAAAAAGTTTTTGCGATTCAGGAAACCAAAACTATCGCAAATTGTACTTGCAATTGTTGGCGTGTTTTCGTTAGGACAATCGCTGCAAGTAGTAGTAACGTTGCAAGAAAAAATTCCCTTGCCGAGCGAATTGCAATCTCTTATTGATACGTTCAAGAACATGATGGACGAAATGTATAAATCGCTTGTAACTGCAAATTCAATTCCCGAATTATTTTTCGTCATTCTTGTTGTTGCCATTGTTCCGGCATTGTGTGAGGAAATATTATTCCGCGGACTTGTGCAGCAAAATTTTGAACGCGGACTTGGAGTGAAACGCGGTTTTATAGTTACGGGAATATTATTTGGAGTTTATCATCTGAATCCATTTCTTATTATTCCGCTTTGCATTTTGGGAATTTATTTTTCCTTTCTTGTTGCGCACACGGGAAGTATTTGGGTTGCTATTATTGCGCATTTTTTCAACAACGCGCTTGCTTGTTATGCAGTGTATTTAAATCTTGGCGATGATTTTCTTGTTTCGGGAAAACCGGAAGAACTTTCGATGCTCGAATTGTTAACGACGAGCATTATTTCTGCTATGATATTTGCCGTTTCAACATATTATTTTTTGAGAACGATTGAACCAAAGGAACAAATCGCTTGA
- a CDS encoding phosphatidate cytidylyltransferase, translating into MSNLTSRTLVALVAIPAIFFITYQGDWVFFLFVVVLTVLGMLEYYKLAEAKGTHPQKVLGVILGIILLVMFFKELFLFTKLPFFIFSFSFFIFIVELFRNKENPIQNLATTFFGIIYIAGSFGTLLALREMQNAELVIAIFISIWICDSAAYFGGRAFGKHKLFLRVSPKKTWEGAIAGFLGAIMSVFALYNTILHNYSLNELIMLSVFVGVFGQLGDLFESLLKRDANIKDSSTIIPGHGGVLDRFDSLLFVAPMVYMYFKFVIGN; encoded by the coding sequence TTGAGTAATTTAACTTCTCGTACACTCGTTGCGCTTGTTGCAATTCCTGCAATTTTCTTCATCACGTATCAAGGAGATTGGGTTTTCTTTTTGTTCGTTGTCGTGCTTACTGTTCTTGGAATGTTAGAATATTACAAACTTGCAGAAGCGAAAGGAACTCATCCGCAAAAAGTTTTAGGAGTTATTCTCGGAATAATTTTATTGGTAATGTTCTTTAAGGAATTATTCTTATTCACGAAACTTCCATTTTTCATTTTTTCGTTTTCGTTTTTCATTTTCATTGTAGAATTATTTCGCAACAAAGAAAACCCGATTCAAAATCTTGCAACAACATTTTTCGGAATTATTTACATCGCAGGAAGTTTTGGAACATTGCTTGCATTGCGTGAAATGCAAAATGCAGAACTTGTCATTGCTATTTTTATTTCAATCTGGATTTGCGATTCTGCTGCATATTTTGGAGGCAGAGCATTTGGAAAGCATAAATTGTTTCTACGAGTTTCACCGAAGAAAACGTGGGAAGGAGCGATAGCTGGATTTCTTGGAGCAATAATGTCAGTGTTTGCACTTTACAATACTATTCTCCACAATTATTCTTTGAATGAATTGATAATGCTTTCGGTATTTGTAGGAGTTTTTGGACAACTCGGAGATTTATTTGAATCGCTGTTGAAACGTGATGCAAACATAAAGGATTCATCAACAATAATTCCCGGACACGGAGGGGTGTTGGATAGATTTGATAGTTTGCTTTTTGTCGCTCCTATGGTGTATATGTATTTTAAGTTTGTAATTGGTAATTAG